TAGGCAACACCATGAGGAATACGGTAAGCTGCGAGAGGAGGAAAACCGAGAAAGTATGGAAAAATTGGAGataaatttttacttttattttaaataatttaatttataaattacaTTAGAAATACACGTGTCCAATATAATTACATTATCCTATTTGAGTATATAATGACTCATAAACTAGCATTAGAAAGCCATCGTTTACCAATTGAAAGTACAATTAATACAAGATTTAGTTAATAAAACAATCGCCGGGATGAATAATTATATCTTATTTTCTAATTACTAGTTGTTAATTCTTATCTACAAATTCAGTCCCTCTCATCCAACCTTGCTTGGTTTTCTAATGATTGTTGCATTTCTTTGTCTTCATTCACTTATTCTTTACCCCATAGATTATAAACAGGTATATTATTTCTACAACTACATAACCACCACGGCTTTTCGATTAACGACTTGTCATTAGtttaatttagtttaattaagtttaattAACACAAATAGATTAGAGAATCTTTCTTGATTACGCAAATACAAGTTCTAGCTACTACTTTTAAAGCCCCTCTCCTCTCTAAAACTCCTCTTGCTTCTACTTTCTTCACAAAACCCAAACATGGGTTACAAGGCTTACACAATACAAAGCCCTTTCTCACAGCCACCGCCTCCTCCGccgcctcctcctccaccaaaAACCAACTTGCCCATGTTGTATTATGGTCTCATAGTTGTTGGAACAGCTGCTACAGTGTTGGCCATGTACAACCTTGTCTTCATCAAATGGACATCAAACCGCCACGGCGGCCAAGCACCACCGTCGAGATCATCAAACACTCTGATGGATGCCAACAGAACAAGGAGGGGCAGGAGCTTTGAGAACTTGGACAGCTTTAAgtacaagaaaaaagagggaTCGGTGACACAACAAGATGGGGTTGAGAACTATGTTGAATGTGCTGTTTGCTTGTCAGCGTTTGAGGATGGAGAAGAGGTAAGGAAGCTGCCTACATGCAAGCACTCCTTTCATGCTCCTTGCATAGACATGTGGCTCTACTCTCACTCTGACTGCCCCCTCTGCCGGGCTCCGGTGCCGGTGATCTCCTGGTGTCATCGACAGCTAACGACTACGCCGGAGGACAATTCCAGAGAAGTCTTGCtggtttgaagttttgttttcattttcagatagaagaagaaagagatgaaattttccatttcttaGTCTTGGGTTTTTGGTGTTTGTTGGGTTGTGAAGTAGGACGGGGATAACAAGAAATTTGCATGGTAGAAAACAAGGATTAGGTGGACAGTGTACAAAATTTTGCCTTTCATTTGGATCCAAATTGAGCTGGCAATGTCTGCCCACTGTTGTATATGATACTGAATTTTTGGTGCTTAGCTATATTAGCTGTAAGTTGCAGACCACGCTCTACTTCTTTCATCTGAATATTCGAAAatgcccaaaaaataaaaaattgtcaacTTGATCAGTTCGACGTGAGTGAACATTTGAAGTCATGACTTTTGTCAGATGCTCTTTTGATTTCTGCAAAGACAATTCTGTATCATAGACTTGTAATTGTATCaaatggaaagaaagaaaaaatctaTTATTTGGGCCTTTTTTAAGTCActccacaaaataaaattctagcTCCGTCCTTGTGTTCACAACGCTCAACAATACTAGACATCGCCAAAGACAAAACATGTGCAAATAAAATGCAACCTCTGGCGCAGCTCAAGCCTACTTACCAAGCAAACATAGGCTGATTAAGAACTCTCGCGAAAGCAGAGGCGTACCTCCACTTTAGGCTTCTAACATAGAAAGAGCTTCTCCCAACCAACCTAGGTTCCACACTTCCATTCATTGTAGAGAAAGACTAAATGCTTGCTGGCTGGGAGAAGGGCAGTAGACATAAATGGGTTTCTTATACCCCATATTCTTACATGTTTGTTGTGTACAAATTTatcaaatgtaattttattaatgtCTCTGTCTGGAGTCCTGATTCGATAAATGTCACAGATATTACAAGGCCCAAAATAAATCTCACCTTTCACACTATGCCAATCATATACATGGATTCTACATCTTTCTTAAATTGTCTAGCCTCGCCTGTAACTCACTATCTATTCCAGTGTCATCAGTTGCAGCTGCTTCCACTTGTGGAACCTTGTTCTTTGCAGACGGTGCAGCAACAGCAGCTGATGGCGCATTAACGAGCTGCAGAAGATTAGTAAACAAAAGATTGTTATCActgatatataaaaaaatttaactcttGGTCAATCACAGTGGAGAGGGAAGATGTACAAGTTCAGGTGGATATAAGTACCTCTTGGTTAACGTCTATTCCAATCTCATCAAGAACTTGGCTCACTAGTTCGTCGgtttcctcctcttcctcatcTCCTTCCAAAGCATCATCAATCGCATCACCCATCACTTCAGTTACCAATTCCATCTTCTCATTCTGCCTCTCAAATTCTTGCATAATTTTCTGCAGTGATGGCAAGTTCATCTGTCTGTTCATCTGTCCCATTGCCTTTGTCACTCCTTTCATTGCCTCTCCCATAGCTTGTGTTGATTTCAATGtctgaaaaaacaaatttattctAAGAATGCAACTCATCCAATACAATAACCGCAAAGTCTTAATGACTGTGTCAAGTTAACTTATTCTGATCAGCCTGGGCTTTTAAttaatgtatttattttcctcaTATTAAGGACAATTACGTTGCAGGTCATATCAACACACCATCCATACAATAAAATACGATGGTGTTACAGAATATGAAAGAGTGCCCCATTCATATGAATTAAAGGGAGTAAATCACAGGAAGTAGGATATACCTGGATTCTAAGAGATACACCCTGGAGTTGGGATTTGAGCTTGTAAAACTTTTCAATCTGATGTCGTGTTCGAACAAGGTCTTTTGCCATAACTTTTACAGCCCCCTGAAACAGAGTTTGACAAATGAAACACCGTGATTGGGAAATATGACCATCAAATCAAAGTCTACATGCTAAAAGGTAAATGAGTAAAATGTTCAAGGCATGCATAACATCAACTGCACAAGCCAATGGAATTTAGGCTCAGCCAAACATACAAACAGAGGAAGATACTGAAATTGGCCttccataaaataaagaataagaGCAACAAGCAGAGATAAAATAACTCACCATCTGGCCTTGCTTGGCACTTTTCTTAATCTCCATAATTAGTTTCTTCTCTTGGCCTTGGAGGGCTTGCCTCTCCCTCTCTATTTCCCTAATAGATTTGTCCAACATCCTCTTGTTTTCCCGCAGAAGCTCTGAAATCACAAATTTACACCCGCATTAAATTTCAGCTTATAAATGATATAATCTAAACAAAATACTGATGCTAATAACAAAATCGAGTTGTATACCCACGCAACAAGAAATAAATCAAGCCTCCTGACAGATGCACACCATCACATAACAAACATAGtatacaaattttattttaagaaccAAATAACCCAATTACCATACgactaataaaataatggtGTATAACGCCAAACCAAACATTCAAGTAGTAAGATTTTCTTCGTTGTGTATATACATATCCCAATTGAAAGTTACACATTACACCACTACGGCATGAACTCTGGACATCGTGATGGAATTGAAGGTCTTAACCAACTAGATTGAATTTTAATGGATTAAAACCTAATCTACACCCAAATTTagctacaaaaaaaatcaacaaatagAGAAACTCAGTCGCAGAACActtaaaaaatcatttattttattttacaattgaACTTATCAAAATTTATCGGTGTTCCTCCAACCACTCT
Above is a genomic segment from Prunus dulcis chromosome 7, ALMONDv2, whole genome shotgun sequence containing:
- the LOC117635689 gene encoding vacuolar protein sorting-associated protein 2 homolog 1; the protein is MSFLFGKRKTPAELLRENKRMLDKSIREIERERQALQGQEKKLIMEIKKSAKQGQMGAVKVMAKDLVRTRHQIEKFYKLKSQLQGVSLRIQTLKSTQAMGEAMKGVTKAMGQMNRQMNLPSLQKIMQEFERQNEKMELVTEVMGDAIDDALEGDEEEEETDELVSQVLDEIGIDVNQELVNAPSAAVAAPSAKNKVPQVEAAATDDTGIDSELQARLDNLRKM
- the LOC117635687 gene encoding E3 ubiquitin-protein ligase RING1-like; protein product: MGYKAYTIQSPFSQPPPPPPPPPPPKTNLPMLYYGLIVVGTAATVLAMYNLVFIKWTSNRHGGQAPPSRSSNTLMDANRTRRGRSFENLDSFKYKKKEGSVTQQDGVENYVECAVCLSAFEDGEEVRKLPTCKHSFHAPCIDMWLYSHSDCPLCRAPVPVISWCHRQLTTTPEDNSREVLLV